The genome window TACTACTCGGTTCAAGACCACCCGATGCTACCTGATAAATCAATGGAGGGAACTGGTGATAATTGTTCTTATCGACCAATACAACCTGGAAGTCATCATCTACCAGCTTGAAAGCCAGTTCCAATCCTCCCAGTCCGCCACCTACGATGACGACCCTCTTCTTGTCTGTGCGTTCTACGTTTGCTTTCATTACCCTGCTATGTTTATATTTTGTTGTAATTCTTTATATGTGATTTCTGTTGATTTCTACAGAAATAACTGTGCCAGAAGCGCATCCCTACGTAGGAAACTGCAACCAATCAGTTCATTCCCATACCTTCAAATGACAGACAGGCATGGTTCTGACACCCGTCAATGATTGTCAACGTGTTTCCTCGCGATGCTGACATTCAGGCATAAATCAGCTTAGTCAACCTCTCCTCTGGGAACAGGTCGCATGCAACAGCCTGCACCTCGTCTGCCGTAATGGCGTCAATGTCACGGTAAAGTGCCGTGATGTCCTTCTTCCACCCATAGTGAAGGAAGCCCTTGCCGAAGTCAAGTGCAAGGTTCTCACGGTTGTCGCAGGCTATGCCTATCTGCCCTTTTATCTGCTGCTTGGCAACCGACAGCTCGTCAGCAGTGAGCGGAACGGACATGAAACGGTCGAGTTCCGCACGTACAAGGCGCATACATTCGTCCATATCATCGGCATCACAGCCGAAGTAGATACTCCATATTCCTGCCGAGGAATAGCTCACCATGGAACTTTCCACCGTGTAGACGAGACCGCAACGCTCACGGAGTGCGAGGTTCAGACGGGCACTCATCCCCGGACCACCAAGGATATTGTTCAACAGATAGAGTGCCATACGCCGCCTATCGTGTACACAATAGGCACGATTACCAATCATCACGTGTGCCTGATGGGTATGCTTGTCTGCCCTGACTGTCTGCGGCTCATAGCCGTTCAATGCCGGCAGGACTGTCGCATCGGGCTTATCCATTTCGCCGACCTTGGTCACCTTTGTTCCGTTTTCTTTTTCCAAGAGACGGAGGAGACTGTCAAAATCAATATCACCATAGGCAAAAAACACCGCATTCTCCGGGCGATAGTGCCTGTGGGTGAAGCGGAGCGCATCCTCTGTGGTGAACTTCCTGATGCGGTCAGCCTTGCCAAGGATGTTATGTCCTAACGGATGACCATGAAAGACAAGGTTCTCAAAGTCGTCATAAATCAGTTCTGCAGGACTGTCATTATAGGATTCTATCTCATCGCAGATAACCTCAACCTCCTTGTCAATCTCCTTCTGCGGATAGACACTGTGGAAAACAATGTCCGTAAGAAGGTCTATCGCCCGTGGAAGATAGTCCTTCAAGATAGCCGAGTAGTAAACTGTATCGGTCTTGGTGGTGAAGGCATTGAGGTCACCTCCCACCTGTTCAAGGCAGTTGATGACATCCAGAGCCGTGCGGCGGGCAGTTCCCTTGAAGGTGACATGCTCGCAGAAATGGGCTATGCCTTCCTCATCAGGTAGCTCATTGGCAGTTCCGGCGTTGATCTGGTAGCCACAATAAACCACTGGTGACGATGTCGGAAGGGCTATGATGCGCAGTCCATTACCCAGGACCGCTGTTTGATAACTTGTCATAGGGTGCAAAATTAAGAAAAAAGAATGAAAAGCTGTAGACTTTAAAGCACAAAGAAAAAATATTGCTGTCTGATAAAACCGAAACAGCATACTCTCCAATGCATAATCTCTTTTGACAGGTAACACCGTATTGGCTTTGGAAAAGCAAGCCTCCTAACGAACGATGTTTTGCTTACTTTGGACAGTACAACCCTTTTCTAACTAAAAGCTGTTCCCTTCTCTGTGACATATTGCACTCTGTTTAGCACTCAGCACCACGTGTGCTTGCCAACAACACCACGTGTGCTTGCCAACAACACACCGGTGGAATATGGGAAGAAAGGGGCGTTATGGTTACTATAATGTATATAGTAAGACACTAATGGCTGACTTAATATATGGGAAATGTTTACTGGACAGCACTAAAAGAAAAAAGAACCTAATTCTTTTTGTAGTCCGCCCAAATTACATTATATTTGCACAACCAAAGCGAGACACAACATAAA of Prevotella fusca JCM 17724 contains these proteins:
- a CDS encoding M16 family metallopeptidase — its product is MTSYQTAVLGNGLRIIALPTSSPVVYCGYQINAGTANELPDEEGIAHFCEHVTFKGTARRTALDVINCLEQVGGDLNAFTTKTDTVYYSAILKDYLPRAIDLLTDIVFHSVYPQKEIDKEVEVICDEIESYNDSPAELIYDDFENLVFHGHPLGHNILGKADRIRKFTTEDALRFTHRHYRPENAVFFAYGDIDFDSLLRLLEKENGTKVTKVGEMDKPDATVLPALNGYEPQTVRADKHTHQAHVMIGNRAYCVHDRRRMALYLLNNILGGPGMSARLNLALRERCGLVYTVESSMVSYSSAGIWSIYFGCDADDMDECMRLVRAELDRFMSVPLTADELSVAKQQIKGQIGIACDNRENLALDFGKGFLHYGWKKDITALYRDIDAITADEVQAVACDLFPEERLTKLIYA